Proteins from a genomic interval of Gossypium hirsutum isolate 1008001.06 chromosome A09, Gossypium_hirsutum_v2.1, whole genome shotgun sequence:
- the LOC107957173 gene encoding importin beta-like SAD2 yields the protein MDLPGLVVVLQAALNPNPAERKAAEQSLNQFQYTPQHLVRLLQIIVDNNCDMAVRQVASIHFKNFIAKNWAPLDPNEQQKILQSDKDMVRDHILVFVTQVPPLLRVQLGECLKTIIHADYPEQWPRLLDWVKHNLQDQQVYGALFVLRILARKYEFKSEEERTPVHRIVEETFPHLLNIFNRLVQIDKPALEVADLIKLICKIFWSSIYLEIPKQLLDPILFNAWMMLFLNVLERPVPLEGQPVDPELRKSWGWWKVKKWTVHILNRLYTRFGDLKLRNPENRAFAQMFQKNYAGKILECHLNLLGVIRVGGYLPDRVTNLILQYLSSSISKNSMYTLLQPQIDVLLFEIVFPLMCFNDNDQKLWEEDPHEYVRKGYDIIEDLYSPRTASMDFVSELVRKRGKENLQKFIQFIVEIFKGYDEAPVEYKPYRQKDGALLAVGALCDKLKQTEPYKSVLEHMLMQHVFPEFRSPVGHLRAKAAWVAGQYAHINFSDQNNFRQALHSVVSGLRDPELPVRVDSVFALRSFVEACRDLNEIRPILPQLLDEIFKLMNEVENEDLVFTLETIVDKFGEEMAPFALGLCQNLAAAFWKCMNTSEADDEADDPGALAAVGCLRAISTILESVSRLPQLFVQIEPTLLPIMRRMLTTDGQEVFEEVLEIVSYMTFFSPTISLEMWSLWPLMIEALADWAIDFFPNILVPLDNYISRGTAHFLTCKEPDYQQSLWNMISSVMADKNLEDNDIEPAPKLIEVVFQNCRGQVDHWVEPYLRITLDRLRRTEKSRLKCLLVQVIANSVYYNAVLTLSILNKLCVTMEVFNLWFHLLQQVKKSGLRANFKREHDKKVCCLGLTSLLALPDEQFPGEALERVFKATLDLLVAYKDQVAEAANEEEVEDDDMDGFQTDDEDDANASDKEMGVDAEDEDEADNIRLQKLAAQAKAFRPTDDDDDDSDDDFSDDEELQSPIDEVDPFVFFVDTVKALQASDPIRFQNLTQTLDFHFQALANSVAQHADQRRAEIEKEKMEKASAIAAPS from the exons ATGGATCTTCCAGGTCTTGTTGTTGTTCTTCAAGCTGCACTTAATCCTAATCCTGCTGAACGCAAAGCTGCTGAGCAAAGcctgaatcag TTTCAGTATACGCCTCAGCATTTGGTGAGACTGTTACAGATCATCGTTGACAATAATTGTGATATGGCAGTTCGTCAAGTTGCTTCTATTCATTTCAAGAACTTCATTGCTAAGAATTGGGCTCCTCTTGATCCAA ATGAGCAACAGAAAATTTTGCAAAGTGATAAAGATATGGTTCGCGATCATATTCTTGTATTTGTTACTCAAGTTCCCCCTTTGTTGAG GGTGCAATTGGGTGAGTGCCTCAAAACCATTATACATGCTGATTACCCGGAGCAGTGGCCTCGGCTTCTGGACTGGGTGAAACATAATCTACAAGATCAGCAGGTTTATGGGGCTCTGTTTGTGTTACGCATTCTTGCTAGAAAATATGA GTTCAAGTCCGAGGAGGAGAGAACTCCAGTTCACCGCATTGTTGAGGAAACATTTCCTCATCTTCTCAATATATTCAACAGACTTGTCCAGATAGACAAACCAGCTCTGGAAGTAGCAGATCTCATCaaacttatttgtaaaattttctggTCATCTATCTAT TTGGAGATTCCAAAACAATTACTTGATCCAATTTTGTTCAATGCTTGGATGATGCTTTTCTTAAATGTTTTGGAGAGGCCTGTGCCTCTAGAAGGCCAACCTGTAGATCCTGAGCTCAGGAAATCATGGGGGTGGTGGAAGGTGAAAAAATGGACAGTTCATATTTTAAATAGGCTATACACTCG GTTTGGAGATTTAAAGCTTAGGAATCCAGAAAACAGAGCTTTTGCCCAAATGTTTCAAAAGAACTATGCAGGAAAAATTTTGGAATGCCACTTAAATTTATTGGGTGTGATTCGTGTTGGTGGCTATCTCCCTGACAGAGTTACCAACCTTATTCTTCAATATCTAAGCAGCAG CATCTCGAAAAATAGCATGTATACTTTGTTGCAGCCACAGATTGATGTTCTTCTTTTTGAGATAGTCTTTCCTCTCATGTGTTTCAATGACAATGATCAAAAGCTTTGGGAGGAAGATCCACATGAGTATGTAAGGAAGGGATATG ATATAATTGAAGATTTATATAGTCCAAGGACTGCTTCCATGGACTTTGTTAGTGAGTTAGTCAGGAAACGTGGAAAAGAGAATCTTCAGAAGTTTATTCAATTCATTGTGGAAATTTTTAAGGG GTATGATGAAGCACCGGTAGAATATAAGCCTTACCGACAGAAGGACGGTGCTCTCCTTGCTGTTGGAGCACTTTGTGATAAGCTGAAACAAACTGAGCCCTATAAATCTGTGTTGGAACATATGTTAATGCAACATGTTTTCCCTGAGTTCCGCAGTCCTGTTGGTCATCTTAGAGCCaag GCTGCTTGGGTAGCAGGACAGTATGCCCATATAAACTTCTCCGACCAGAATAATTTCCGCCAAGCATTGCATAGTGTTGTTTCTGGATTGCGTGATCCGGAACTTCCTGTTCGCGTTGATTCAGTTTTTGCATTGAGATCATTTGTTGAAGCTTGCAGAG ATTTAAATGAGATTCGTCCAATTCTTCCTCAACTACTTGATG AGATTTTTAAACTTATGAATGAGGTTGAGAATGAGGACCTTGTCTTTACTCTGGAGACTATAGTTGACAAGTTTGGGGAGGAGATGGCACCATTTGCTCTTGGATTGTGTCAGAATTTG GCTGCTGCATTTTGGAAGTGTATGAACACTTCAGAAGCtgatgatgaagctgatgatccTGGTGCTCTGGCTGCAGTCGGCTGTTTGCGTGCCATAAGCACAATACTTGAATCAGTTAGCAGGCTTCCGCAACTTTTTGTTCAGATTGAGCCAACTTTGCTTCCAATCATGCGAAGAATGTTAACAACTGATGGACAAG AGGTTTTTGAAGAAGTCTTGGAGATTGTCTCGTATATGACCTTTTTTTCTCCGACTATATCCCTGGAAATGTGGAGCCTTTGGCCTTTGATGATTGAAGCATTAGCTGATTGGGCTATAGACTTCTTTCCAA ATATTTTGGTTCCTTTGGACAACTATATATCCAGGGGAACTGCACATTTTCTTACTTGCAAGGAACCAGACTACCAGCAAAGTCTTTGGAATATGATTTCATCT GTTATGGCTGATAAAAATTTAGAAGACAATGATATTGAACCAGCCCCCAAGTTGATTGAAGTAGTGTTTCAAAACTGTAGAGGGCAGGTGGATCATTGGGTTGAGCCATATCTGAGAATCACACTTGACCGATTGCGTCGAACGGAGAAATCAAGGTTAAAATGTCTTCTTGTACAAGTG ATTGCCAATTCAGTTTATTACAACGCAGTATTGACACTCAGCATATTAAATAAGCTTTGTGTTACGATGGAAGTGTTCAACCTGTGGTTCCATTTGTTGCAACAAGTTAAAAAGAGTGGTCTACGGGCTAATTTTAAGCG GGAACATGATAAGAAAGTGTGCTGCTTGGGCCTTACATCACTACTTGCACTTCCCGATGAACAGTTTCCCGGGGAGGCTCTTGAGCGTGTCTTCAAGGCCACCCTCGATCTATTAGTTGCATACAAAGATCAAGTTGCag AAGCTGCAAATGAGGaagaggttgaagatgatgatatgGATGGTTTCCAGactgatgatgaagatgatgctAATGCTTCCGACAAGGAAATGGGAGTTGATGCAGAGGATGAGGATGAAGCTGATAACATCAGGCTTCAAAAATTAGCCGCCCAG GCTAAGGCTTTCCGTCCAActgatgatgatgacgacgacTCTGATGATGACTTTAGTGACGATGAAGAGTTACAGTCACCAATTGATGAAGTAGacccttttgttttctttgttgaTACCGTCAAAG CTTTGCAAGCATCGGATCCTATCAGGTTCCAGAACCTTACACAGACACTGGATTTCCATTTTCAAGCTCTTGCGAACAGTGTTGCTCAGCATGCTGACCAGAGGAGAGCAGAGATTGAAAAGGAGAAAATGGAGAAGGCATCCGCCATCGCCGCTCCTTCTTGA
- the LOC107957174 gene encoding protein SEMI-ROLLED LEAF 2 isoform X5, with protein MLVQAVTLFSSPFLVSFMGEQSHISMEFDSIMSVTLENYMDTKMTPVNGSKVDENGSPFPDIIENSSDFDPTMDTSKNPSYWSKVILHNIARLAKEATTIRRVLEPVLKNFDAENHWSQENGIVFSILMYLQLLMEETGEKSHVLLAILVKHMEHKNIAKQPHIQVNIVNVITQLAQNAKSLPSVATIGTITDLMKHLRRYLQNSAELSSSGGDNKYNTDLQLGLEKCISQLSNKVGEVGPILDAMAVVLENISSNSIVARSAISTVHRTADIISSIPNISYHKKAFPDALFHQLLYTMVHPDHETRVGAHDIFSAVLLPSLLSSSSDQNKRTPEAVCSDLSLSASKKLRSQSFAFQDKGKDQVEFIDERLKENGNQASDMAVRNPIMRQSHRHSYSFEHFLRDGKMELNSLRLSSHQVSLLLSTIWVQANSVENTPANFEAMARSYSIAVLFTRVKTSGHMALARSFQLAFSLRSISLDQEGRLQPSRRRSLFTLASYMLIFSARAGNFPELIPVVKASLTDKTIDPYLKLVEDAGLQAVCVESDIKYGSKEDEDAALKSLLAITLDDLHLKETVISHFMTKFKKLSEDELSSIKKQLLEGFSPDDAYSLGVPLSRPCSPLAQMKFQSFDEMPLAAVTDEANGSQSGRKASLSINELDVLSANELLDSALETARQVVSFSVSAAPIPYDQMKSQCEASVMGKQQKMSILHHFKHQQEASATSEEIENEILYLPSEKAEFNNVQGHISGQIALCSQEHMQHSFRLPPSSPYDKFLKAAGSSDSGVVRRSEVN; from the exons ATCATGTCAGTTACCTTGGAGAATTACATGGATACCAAAATGACACCTGTCAATGGCAGTAAAGTGGATGAAAATGGTTCGCCTTTCCCAGATATCATTGAGAATTCCTCTGACTTTGATCCTACCAT GGATACTTCCAAGAATCCTTCTTACTGGTCAAAGGTTATCTTACATAATATTGCCAGATTGGCAAAAGAAGCAACAACTATCCGACGTGTTCTTGAACCAGTTCTTAAGAATTTTGATGCTGAAAATCACTGGTCTCAAGAGAATGGAATTGTTTTTTCTATTCTAATGTATTTGCAATTGCTAATGGAAGAAACAG GAGAGAAGTCCCACGTATTATTGGCTATCTTGGTGAAGCACATGGAGCATAAGAACATAGCCAAGCAACCTCATATACAAGTTAACATTGTCAATGTCATTACTCAACTTGCACAAAATGCCAAATCTCTGCCCTCAGTAGCAACTATTGGTACCATAACTGACTTGATGAAGCATCTAAGAAGATACCTACAAAATTCAGCTGAATTATCAAGTTCTGGGGGCGATAATAAATATAACACTGATCTTCAGTTGGGACTAGAAAAGTGTATCTCACAGCTCTCAAATAAG GTTGGGGAGGTGGGACCAATTCTTGATGCAATGGCTGTGGTACTAGAGAATATTTCTAGCAACAGTATTGTTGCCAGATCGGCTATTTCTACTGTTCATCGAACTGCAGATATTATCTCTTCTATCCCAAACATATCATATCACAAGAAG GCCTTCCCTGATGCTCTATTTCACCAGTTGCTCTACACAATGGTCCATCCAGACCATGAAACACGGGTTGGGGCACATGATATTTTTTCTGCTGTGCTTTTGCCATCCTTGCTTTCATCTTCATCAGATCAAAATAAAAGAACGCCTGAAGCTGTTTGTTCTGACTTATCACTTAGTGCATCCAAGAAGCTAAGGAGTCAGAGCTTTGCTTTCCAGGATAAAGGTAAAGACCAAGTAGAATTCATTGAtgaaagattaaaagaaaatggaaacCAAGCATCAGATATGGCTGTGAGAAATCCAATAATGCGTCAGTCTCATAGACATTCATATAGCTTCGAGCATTTTCTGCGTGATGGAAAAATG gaGCTTAATTCCCTTCGATTAAGTAGCCATCAAGTGAGTCTTCTGCTTTCAACAATATGGGTCCAGGCAAATTCTGTTGAAAATACCCCTGCAAATTTTGAGGCTATGGCTCGTTCATATAGCATTGCAGTATTGTTTACCCGAGTCAAG ACCTCTGGTCACATGGCCCTAGCTCGGAGTTTTCAGTTGGCATTCTCCCTGCGGAGTATCTCTCTGGATCAAGAAG GACGCTTGCAACCATCTCGCAGACGGTCTCTCTTTACCTTGGCATCCTACATGCTTATTTTCTCAGCCAGGGCAGGCAATTTTCCAGAGTTAATTCCTGTTGTTAAAGCATCTCTGACAGATAAAACG ATTGATCCTTATCTCAAATTAGTTGAAGATGCTGGACTTCAGGCTGTATGTGTGGAATCTGATATAAAATATGGATCAAAAGAAGATGAAGATGCTGCGTTAAAATCCCTATTGGCAATAACGCTTGATGACCTCCATTTGAAGGAGACTGTCATATCTCATTTCATGACCAAATTTAAGAAATTATCAGAG GATGAATTATCAAGTATAAAGAAACAGCTTCTTGAGGGCTTTTCACCCGATGATGCATATTCATTAGGTGTTCCGTTGTCAAGACCATGTTCTCCTCTTGCGCAGATGAAGTTTCAGTCATTTGATGAG ATGCCTCTAGCTGCTGTAACAGATGAAGCCAATGGAAGTCAGTCAGGTCGCAAAGCATCATTATCCATAAATGAACTAGATGTCTTAAGTGCCAATGAGCTATTGGATTCG GCTCTGGAAACTGCCCGGCAAGTTGTAAGCTTTTCGGTTTCTGCAGCACCTATTCCTTATGACCAGATGAAGAGTCAGTGTGAAGCTAGTGTAATGGGTAAACAGCAGAAGATGTCAATACTTCATCACTTCAAGCATCAACAGGAAGCCAGTGCAACCTCAGaggaaattgaaaatgaaattctCTATTTACCAAGTGAG AAAGCGGAGTTTAACAACGTTCAAGGTCATATAAGTGGACAGATTGCCCTCTGTTCACAGGAACACATGCAACATTCTTTCAGATTACCGCCATCTAGCCCTTATGACAAGTTCTTGAAAGCAGCCGGATCCTCag ATAGTGGGGTTGTCAGAAGATCTGAAGTTAATTAG
- the LOC107957174 gene encoding protein SEMI-ROLLED LEAF 2 isoform X7 — MGEQSHISMEFDSIMSVTLENYMDTKMTPVNGSKVDENGSPFPDIIENSSDFDPTMDTSKNPSYWSKVILHNIARLAKEATTIRRVLEPVLKNFDAENHWSQENGIVFSILMYLQLLMEETGEKSHVLLAILVKHMEHKNIAKQPHIQVNIVNVITQLAQNAKSLPSVATIGTITDLMKHLRRYLQNSAELSSSGGDNKYNTDLQLGLEKCISQLSNKVGEVGPILDAMAVVLENISSNSIVARSAISTVHRTADIISSIPNISYHKKAFPDALFHQLLYTMVHPDHETRVGAHDIFSAVLLPSLLSSSSDQNKRTPEAVCSDLSLSASKKLRSQSFAFQDKGKDQVEFIDERLKENGNQASDMAVRNPIMRQSHRHSYSFEHFLRDGKMELNSLRLSSHQVSLLLSTIWVQANSVENTPANFEAMARSYSIAVLFTRVKTSGHMALARSFQLAFSLRSISLDQEGRLQPSRRRSLFTLASYMLIFSARAGNFPELIPVVKASLTDKTIDPYLKLVEDAGLQAVCVESDIKYGSKEDEDAALKSLLAITLDDLHLKETVISHFMTKFKKLSEDELSSIKKQLLEGFSPDDAYSLGVPLSRPCSPLAQMKFQSFDEMPLAAVTDEANGSQSGRKASLSINELDVLSANELLDSALETARQVVSFSVSAAPIPYDQMKSQCEASVMGKQQKMSILHHFKHQQEASATSEEIENEILYLPSEKAEFNNVQGHISGQIALCSQEHMQHSFRLPPSSPYDKFLKAAGSSDSGVVRRSEVN, encoded by the exons ATCATGTCAGTTACCTTGGAGAATTACATGGATACCAAAATGACACCTGTCAATGGCAGTAAAGTGGATGAAAATGGTTCGCCTTTCCCAGATATCATTGAGAATTCCTCTGACTTTGATCCTACCAT GGATACTTCCAAGAATCCTTCTTACTGGTCAAAGGTTATCTTACATAATATTGCCAGATTGGCAAAAGAAGCAACAACTATCCGACGTGTTCTTGAACCAGTTCTTAAGAATTTTGATGCTGAAAATCACTGGTCTCAAGAGAATGGAATTGTTTTTTCTATTCTAATGTATTTGCAATTGCTAATGGAAGAAACAG GAGAGAAGTCCCACGTATTATTGGCTATCTTGGTGAAGCACATGGAGCATAAGAACATAGCCAAGCAACCTCATATACAAGTTAACATTGTCAATGTCATTACTCAACTTGCACAAAATGCCAAATCTCTGCCCTCAGTAGCAACTATTGGTACCATAACTGACTTGATGAAGCATCTAAGAAGATACCTACAAAATTCAGCTGAATTATCAAGTTCTGGGGGCGATAATAAATATAACACTGATCTTCAGTTGGGACTAGAAAAGTGTATCTCACAGCTCTCAAATAAG GTTGGGGAGGTGGGACCAATTCTTGATGCAATGGCTGTGGTACTAGAGAATATTTCTAGCAACAGTATTGTTGCCAGATCGGCTATTTCTACTGTTCATCGAACTGCAGATATTATCTCTTCTATCCCAAACATATCATATCACAAGAAG GCCTTCCCTGATGCTCTATTTCACCAGTTGCTCTACACAATGGTCCATCCAGACCATGAAACACGGGTTGGGGCACATGATATTTTTTCTGCTGTGCTTTTGCCATCCTTGCTTTCATCTTCATCAGATCAAAATAAAAGAACGCCTGAAGCTGTTTGTTCTGACTTATCACTTAGTGCATCCAAGAAGCTAAGGAGTCAGAGCTTTGCTTTCCAGGATAAAGGTAAAGACCAAGTAGAATTCATTGAtgaaagattaaaagaaaatggaaacCAAGCATCAGATATGGCTGTGAGAAATCCAATAATGCGTCAGTCTCATAGACATTCATATAGCTTCGAGCATTTTCTGCGTGATGGAAAAATG gaGCTTAATTCCCTTCGATTAAGTAGCCATCAAGTGAGTCTTCTGCTTTCAACAATATGGGTCCAGGCAAATTCTGTTGAAAATACCCCTGCAAATTTTGAGGCTATGGCTCGTTCATATAGCATTGCAGTATTGTTTACCCGAGTCAAG ACCTCTGGTCACATGGCCCTAGCTCGGAGTTTTCAGTTGGCATTCTCCCTGCGGAGTATCTCTCTGGATCAAGAAG GACGCTTGCAACCATCTCGCAGACGGTCTCTCTTTACCTTGGCATCCTACATGCTTATTTTCTCAGCCAGGGCAGGCAATTTTCCAGAGTTAATTCCTGTTGTTAAAGCATCTCTGACAGATAAAACG ATTGATCCTTATCTCAAATTAGTTGAAGATGCTGGACTTCAGGCTGTATGTGTGGAATCTGATATAAAATATGGATCAAAAGAAGATGAAGATGCTGCGTTAAAATCCCTATTGGCAATAACGCTTGATGACCTCCATTTGAAGGAGACTGTCATATCTCATTTCATGACCAAATTTAAGAAATTATCAGAG GATGAATTATCAAGTATAAAGAAACAGCTTCTTGAGGGCTTTTCACCCGATGATGCATATTCATTAGGTGTTCCGTTGTCAAGACCATGTTCTCCTCTTGCGCAGATGAAGTTTCAGTCATTTGATGAG ATGCCTCTAGCTGCTGTAACAGATGAAGCCAATGGAAGTCAGTCAGGTCGCAAAGCATCATTATCCATAAATGAACTAGATGTCTTAAGTGCCAATGAGCTATTGGATTCG GCTCTGGAAACTGCCCGGCAAGTTGTAAGCTTTTCGGTTTCTGCAGCACCTATTCCTTATGACCAGATGAAGAGTCAGTGTGAAGCTAGTGTAATGGGTAAACAGCAGAAGATGTCAATACTTCATCACTTCAAGCATCAACAGGAAGCCAGTGCAACCTCAGaggaaattgaaaatgaaattctCTATTTACCAAGTGAG AAAGCGGAGTTTAACAACGTTCAAGGTCATATAAGTGGACAGATTGCCCTCTGTTCACAGGAACACATGCAACATTCTTTCAGATTACCGCCATCTAGCCCTTATGACAAGTTCTTGAAAGCAGCCGGATCCTCag ATAGTGGGGTTGTCAGAAGATCTGAAGTTAATTAG